The following are encoded in a window of Lactobacillus intestinalis genomic DNA:
- the pknB gene encoding Stk1 family PASTA domain-containing Ser/Thr kinase yields MIDKGYLLGERYRILDTLGEGGMANVYLAEDIILQRKVAVKVLRLDLQKESQILARFQREALATSELSHPNIVSVLDVGTDHGLPYMVMEYVDGPDLKDYIRENSPLDLHEVIRIMDQILSAVALAHKHNVIHRDLKPQNILMDKRGNIKIADFGIAVALNQSSITQTNSVMGSVHYMSPEQTRGGLVTKQSDIYSVGIILYELITGKVPFNGDTPVSIALKHVQEEIPSIREKDPEVPQALENVVLKATAKDPRDRYESAQEMKNDLDTSLDKNRGDEPVFIPDHGVNNDKTIILPAFNSVKKDDGNDDPPENPKPPADPDPQENPKKGSFLATLKKHKWWWIFVGIVAILIVCMMVFALDAKNSANKAAQGTVRIPDVTNLTEESAENRLEKSGLELGKIHHRNSDSIDAGRVINTKPNSGNSITRGKSVDLIISNGAGMAKVPDVTGQTYEAAVDKLQDMGFDVVRENQISNTVSPDHVIDQSIAADVEVKPKQTTITLIVSKGQPPKPKPNMIKLKNLKNYSLKGAQDYAKENGLTLQISEKYSQNVEKGMIMAMSPNPGTKVEKGSTITISVSKGEKEKNTETNITKNFTVDYAPPKTLKEDTDNHNEKELDKGNHVQIYIKDDDHSLSNIYRDLYIKRDMSFSIPFSLKNGSGELRVVRDGQTILNEKVTK; encoded by the coding sequence GTGATCGATAAAGGTTATTTGCTTGGTGAACGCTATCGAATACTGGATACCCTTGGTGAAGGTGGGATGGCTAATGTATATTTAGCTGAGGATATTATCTTGCAGCGAAAAGTAGCCGTTAAAGTGTTAAGATTGGATCTTCAAAAAGAATCACAAATCTTAGCTAGATTTCAACGAGAAGCCTTAGCGACGAGTGAATTGAGTCATCCAAACATCGTATCGGTCCTTGATGTCGGAACTGATCATGGCTTGCCTTATATGGTAATGGAATATGTGGATGGGCCTGATTTAAAAGATTATATTCGGGAAAATTCACCGTTAGATTTGCATGAAGTTATCCGGATTATGGATCAGATTTTGAGTGCGGTAGCATTAGCTCATAAACATAATGTTATTCATAGAGATTTAAAGCCCCAGAATATTTTGATGGATAAACGAGGAAATATCAAAATCGCGGACTTTGGGATAGCCGTAGCTCTAAATCAAAGTTCGATTACTCAAACTAACTCTGTCATGGGATCTGTACATTACATGTCTCCCGAACAAACGCGGGGAGGATTAGTTACTAAACAATCGGATATATATTCCGTTGGGATTATCTTATATGAACTGATTACGGGAAAAGTGCCTTTTAATGGGGATACCCCCGTCTCAATTGCTTTAAAACATGTTCAAGAAGAGATTCCATCAATTAGAGAAAAAGATCCTGAAGTACCCCAAGCTTTGGAAAATGTGGTTTTAAAAGCAACAGCAAAGGATCCACGCGACCGCTATGAGTCAGCTCAGGAAATGAAAAATGATCTTGATACTAGTTTAGATAAAAATCGCGGAGATGAGCCAGTATTTATACCTGATCATGGTGTTAATAATGATAAGACGATTATTTTACCGGCCTTTAACTCAGTGAAAAAAGATGATGGGAATGATGACCCACCTGAAAATCCTAAGCCGCCTGCTGATCCGGATCCTCAAGAAAATCCAAAGAAAGGATCATTTTTAGCTACTTTAAAAAAACATAAATGGTGGTGGATTTTTGTAGGAATTGTCGCAATTTTAATTGTGTGTATGATGGTATTTGCTCTGGATGCAAAGAATAGTGCCAATAAAGCAGCTCAAGGCACTGTGAGGATTCCAGATGTTACTAATTTGACAGAAGAATCTGCTGAAAATCGACTTGAAAAATCGGGATTAGAATTAGGCAAAATTCACCATCGAAATTCAGATAGTATTGATGCGGGACGCGTAATAAATACTAAACCAAATTCTGGCAATTCGATTACTAGAGGCAAAAGCGTAGATTTAATTATCTCAAATGGCGCCGGAATGGCTAAGGTTCCTGATGTAACGGGGCAAACTTATGAAGCTGCCGTAGATAAATTGCAGGATATGGGATTTGATGTAGTACGAGAAAATCAAATTTCTAATACTGTTTCTCCAGATCATGTGATTGATCAAAGTATCGCAGCGGATGTAGAAGTGAAGCCTAAACAGACGACAATTACTTTGATTGTCTCAAAAGGCCAGCCCCCCAAACCCAAGCCAAACATGATTAAGTTGAAAAATTTGAAGAACTATTCTTTAAAGGGTGCTCAAGATTATGCTAAAGAAAATGGTTTGACCCTTCAAATTTCTGAAAAATATTCTCAAAATGTAGAAAAAGGGATGATTATGGCTATGAGCCCGAATCCTGGTACTAAAGTTGAAAAGGGTTCAACCATTACAATTAGTGTTTCTAAAGGTGAAAAAGAAAAGAATACAGAAACTAATATTACTAAAAACTTTACAGTAGATTATGCACCTCCTAAAACTCTTAAAGAGGATACAGATAATCATAATGAAAAAGAATTGGACAAAGGAAATCACGTTCAAATTTATATTAAAGATGATGATCATTCTTTAAGTAATATTTATCGAGATTTATATATTAAACGAGATATGAGTTTCTCTATTCCATTTAGTTTGAAAAATGGAAGCGGAGAATTGAGAGTTGTTCGTGATGGACAGACAATATTAAATGAGAAGGTAACTAAATGA
- the rsgA gene encoding ribosome small subunit-dependent GTPase A has product MTKTEEGTVVGLIAGFYDVELTSGQRVRTRARGVFRQKKQKPAVGDHVEVQVDEKGTSYLVKILPRINRIGRPAVANVSHVLLVISAVQPDFSLQLLDRFLTFFSWQGVNVSIYLSKSDLISKEQLEKIKTDLAYYQKIGYPVFYEAQDVEKIIQTIKKGEIWTLAGQSGAGKSTLLNKLKKDANQLTGAISMSLNRGKHTTRQVQLFSLGEGFLADTPGFSSIDLTPIKLNELCNYFVEFKKASVKCKFRGCQHLKEPGCEVKLLLKEGKIKQSRYDDYLAMRTEISEGRIPEYLK; this is encoded by the coding sequence ATGACAAAAACTGAGGAAGGAACTGTTGTTGGCTTAATAGCTGGCTTTTATGATGTGGAATTAACATCGGGGCAACGAGTTAGAACAAGAGCACGTGGAGTTTTTCGACAAAAAAAGCAAAAACCTGCTGTTGGAGATCATGTTGAAGTTCAAGTTGATGAAAAGGGGACTAGTTATTTAGTTAAAATTCTTCCGCGAATTAATCGGATTGGACGTCCAGCCGTAGCTAATGTGAGCCATGTTTTGTTAGTAATTTCTGCGGTCCAACCAGATTTTTCATTACAATTACTTGACCGTTTCTTAACTTTCTTTTCTTGGCAAGGTGTTAATGTTAGTATCTATCTGTCAAAAAGTGATTTAATTTCCAAAGAGCAATTAGAAAAAATCAAGACAGACTTGGCTTATTATCAAAAAATAGGGTATCCAGTTTTTTATGAAGCTCAAGATGTAGAAAAGATTATTCAAACAATTAAAAAGGGTGAAATTTGGACTTTAGCTGGTCAATCGGGGGCTGGAAAGTCAACTTTACTTAATAAGCTTAAAAAAGACGCTAATCAATTAACAGGCGCAATTTCAATGAGTTTAAATCGAGGAAAGCATACTACTCGTCAAGTACAATTGTTTTCACTTGGAGAGGGCTTTTTAGCTGATACGCCTGGATTCTCTTCAATTGATCTTACCCCAATTAAATTGAACGAATTGTGTAATTATTTTGTTGAATTTAAAAAAGCCAGTGTAAAGTGTAAGTTTAGAGGGTGTCAACATTTAAAAGAACCTGGTTGTGAAGTTAAATTGCTTCTTAAAGAAGGTAAAATTAAACAAAGTCGATATGATGACTATTTAGCTATGAGAACTGAAATCAGCGAAGGTCGGATTCCAGAGTATTTAAAATAA
- the rpe gene encoding ribulose-phosphate 3-epimerase, which translates to MIAPSILNADNLNLKNGIKKAVEAGIGRFHIDIMDGHFVPNLSFGPELVSDFKREFPMTDAEIHLMSDAPKVLVPEFVKAGADLIEIHYEAMSEEEVNYWLDYLKSNGVKTGLVLNPDTPVEVLKRFYSKLDQVLLMTVYPGFGGQKFLEGSDEKISRARELLDQLNPKIKIEVDGGINAETALIAKNAGAEIFVAGSYIFGSGDIGAQVNKLSEIVK; encoded by the coding sequence ATGATTGCACCGTCAATTTTGAATGCAGATAATTTAAATCTAAAAAATGGTATAAAAAAAGCTGTGGAAGCTGGAATAGGTCGTTTCCATATTGATATTATGGATGGTCATTTTGTACCTAACCTTTCTTTTGGACCAGAATTAGTTAGTGATTTTAAACGTGAATTTCCAATGACAGATGCCGAAATTCATCTAATGAGTGATGCACCTAAGGTTTTAGTTCCGGAGTTTGTAAAGGCTGGTGCCGATCTCATCGAAATTCATTATGAGGCAATGAGTGAAGAAGAAGTAAATTACTGGCTTGATTATTTGAAGTCTAATGGTGTAAAAACCGGCCTGGTTCTTAATCCAGATACTCCCGTTGAAGTGCTTAAACGTTTTTATTCTAAACTTGATCAAGTGCTTTTAATGACCGTTTATCCAGGATTTGGTGGACAAAAATTTCTTGAAGGTTCTGATGAAAAAATTAGTCGGGCTCGAGAACTTTTAGATCAATTAAATCCTAAAATTAAGATTGAAGTGGATGGCGGAATAAATGCGGAAACTGCCCTAATTGCTAAGAATGCAGGCGCAGAAATCTTTGTGGCAGGCTCTTATATTTTTGGTAGCGGCGATATTGGCGCTCAAGTTAATAAACTAAGTGAGATTGTAAAATGA
- a CDS encoding thiamine diphosphokinase produces the protein MKAYALLGAPEGNWPNDIRERFLEARKAGNLIIGVDRGSLLLNELGITPDLAIGDFDSLKRFELAELESSVPDIRYSNPIKDLTDSELMIKVAFEDYHVDNLTILGATGGRIDHYLVNLLMMLRPRVRKFIEKVTLIDKQNEIRFYNPGKHLIKKAPEYFYFGIWNLTPVKNLNILKARYELKNFSSDYQQVFSSNEFRRDQSFFELDFEKGTIGVIFSKDIDRFHNVKRI, from the coding sequence ATGAAAGCTTACGCACTTTTAGGTGCTCCAGAAGGAAATTGGCCCAATGATATTAGAGAGAGATTTTTAGAAGCAAGAAAAGCTGGAAATTTAATTATTGGGGTAGATCGGGGAAGCCTGCTATTAAATGAATTGGGAATCACTCCTGATTTGGCGATTGGAGATTTTGATTCGCTTAAAAGATTTGAATTAGCTGAGCTTGAAAGTTCTGTTCCTGATATTCGATATTCTAATCCTATCAAGGATCTGACTGATTCCGAGCTAATGATTAAAGTTGCTTTTGAGGATTATCACGTTGATAATCTTACTATTTTAGGCGCAACTGGTGGTCGCATAGACCATTATTTAGTTAATTTGTTAATGATGCTCAGACCTAGGGTTAGAAAATTTATTGAAAAAGTTACTTTAATCGATAAGCAAAATGAAATTAGATTTTATAATCCAGGAAAGCATCTAATTAAAAAGGCTCCAGAATATTTTTATTTTGGAATTTGGAATTTAACACCGGTGAAAAATTTAAATATTTTGAAGGCGAGATATGAATTAAAAAACTTTTCCAGTGATTATCAGCAGGTTTTTTCTTCCAATGAATTTAGAAGAGATCAATCTTTTTTTGAATTAGATTTTGAAAAGGGGACAATTGGGGTAATTTTCTCTAAGGATATTGATCGCTTCCATAATGTAAAAAGAATTTGA
- the rpmB gene encoding 50S ribosomal protein L28, producing the protein MAKDFVTGKKTTFGNKRSHALNSARRAWKPNLQKVRILVDGKPKRVWVSTKTLKSGKVTRV; encoded by the coding sequence ATGGCAAAAGATTTTGTGACAGGTAAGAAGACTACTTTTGGTAACAAACGTTCACACGCATTGAATTCAGCTCGTCGTGCTTGGAAGCCAAACCTTCAAAAAGTTCGCATTCTTGTTGACGGTAAGCCAAAGCGCGTTTGGGTTTCAACCAAGACTTTGAAGTCTGGTAAAGTAACTCGTGTCTAG
- a CDS encoding Asp23/Gls24 family envelope stress response protein gives MAVKIKTKDGLIDISNGVIATVVGGAATSNYGVVGMASKNAIRDGFDGILNRANYKRGVVVKSKDNKITVDVYIIVGYGLKLSEVSRNVQDSVKFNLKNQLGIDAKSVNVIVQGVKVLDE, from the coding sequence ATGGCTGTTAAAATCAAAACAAAAGATGGTTTGATAGATATTTCAAACGGAGTAATTGCAACTGTTGTTGGTGGTGCAGCTACGTCTAATTACGGCGTTGTTGGAATGGCTTCAAAAAATGCCATTCGCGATGGCTTTGATGGTATTCTTAATCGAGCTAATTACAAGCGCGGTGTTGTTGTTAAGTCAAAGGATAATAAGATTACGGTTGATGTTTATATTATCGTTGGATATGGTTTGAAACTTTCAGAAGTTAGCCGTAATGTTCAAGATAGCGTTAAATTCAATTTGAAGAATCAGTTAGGGATTGATGCTAAATCGGTTAATGTTATTGTACAAGGTGTAAAGGTACTTGACGAATAA
- a CDS encoding DAK2 domain-containing protein, with amino-acid sequence MVLKEIDSKQFRDMVRVATHRMGKNAEFVNSLNVFPVPDGDTGTNMNLTIESGAKAVAENPSTSVGDLTESLAKGMLMGARGNSGVITSQLFRGVYKATQGMKTLNAQELANAFSNGVATAYKAVMKPVEGTILTVARVAATEGASKASETGDVEEVMKAIVEGAKKALKTTPDLLPVLKQVGVVDSGGQGLLFIYEGFLEGLLGENFADQYQPDETEMDEMINAMHHQSVQSQLATQDITNGYCTEIMVDLTADVPNKKPFELEKFREHLSNLGDSLLAVSDGEVAKVHVHTEHPGDVFQYGSQFGQLGKIKIDNMRIQHETIVDNDEQKQEAVDFAVIAVASGNGIRKLFESEGVNRIISGGQTMNPSTADIVDAIKKSGAKQAIILPNNGNIVMAAKQAAEVSDIPVGIVPTKTISQGLTAMLSFDPNASVDENVEAMTEDLDTVVSGEVTQANRDTVIDEIEIHKNDYLGIVDGSIRIDNPNLINATVEMIEKMLDEDSEIVTLMYGRDSNKSQAEQVVERLEASHDDLEFEIHDGGQPVYNFLVSVE; translated from the coding sequence TTGGTTTTAAAAGAAATAGATAGTAAACAATTTAGAGATATGGTTCGTGTAGCCACTCACCGAATGGGAAAAAATGCGGAATTTGTTAATTCCTTGAATGTTTTCCCCGTTCCAGATGGTGATACTGGTACTAACATGAATTTAACCATCGAAAGCGGAGCTAAAGCAGTTGCTGAAAATCCAAGCACAAGTGTTGGAGATTTGACTGAAAGCTTAGCTAAAGGGATGTTAATGGGGGCGCGTGGAAACAGTGGGGTTATTACTTCACAATTGTTTAGAGGAGTCTACAAGGCTACTCAAGGCATGAAAACTTTAAATGCCCAAGAATTAGCTAATGCTTTTTCAAACGGAGTTGCAACTGCTTATAAGGCAGTTATGAAGCCTGTTGAAGGTACAATTCTGACGGTTGCTCGTGTTGCCGCAACCGAAGGTGCAAGTAAGGCAAGCGAAACTGGAGACGTTGAAGAAGTTATGAAAGCAATCGTTGAAGGAGCTAAAAAGGCCTTAAAGACTACGCCAGATTTACTTCCAGTTCTGAAGCAAGTAGGTGTAGTTGATTCTGGTGGTCAAGGATTACTATTTATCTATGAAGGATTTTTAGAAGGTCTTCTTGGAGAAAACTTTGCAGATCAATATCAACCCGATGAAACTGAAATGGACGAAATGATTAATGCCATGCACCACCAATCCGTCCAAAGTCAATTAGCTACTCAAGATATTACTAATGGTTACTGTACGGAAATCATGGTTGATTTGACTGCTGACGTACCAAATAAAAAGCCTTTTGAATTAGAAAAGTTTAGAGAACACTTATCTAACTTGGGAGATTCTTTACTTGCGGTTTCTGATGGTGAAGTAGCTAAAGTTCACGTTCATACTGAACACCCTGGAGATGTGTTCCAATATGGTAGTCAATTTGGTCAACTAGGTAAAATTAAGATTGACAACATGCGTATCCAACATGAAACGATTGTTGATAATGATGAACAAAAGCAAGAAGCAGTTGATTTTGCTGTAATTGCAGTGGCTTCAGGAAATGGAATTCGCAAGTTGTTTGAAAGCGAAGGCGTCAATAGAATTATTTCTGGTGGCCAAACTATGAATCCATCTACTGCAGATATTGTAGATGCAATTAAAAAATCTGGTGCTAAGCAAGCTATTATTTTGCCAAATAACGGCAATATTGTAATGGCAGCTAAGCAAGCAGCTGAAGTAAGTGATATTCCAGTCGGGATTGTGCCAACTAAGACAATTTCTCAAGGTTTGACTGCGATGCTTTCGTTTGATCCAAACGCTTCCGTAGATGAAAACGTTGAAGCAATGACTGAAGATCTTGATACTGTTGTTTCTGGGGAGGTAACTCAAGCTAATCGTGATACTGTGATTGATGAAATTGAGATTCACAAGAATGATTACTTGGGAATTGTAGATGGCAGTATTCGCATAGATAATCCAAATTTGATTAATGCGACTGTTGAAATGATCGAAAAGATGTTAGATGAAGATTCAGAAATCGTTACTTTGATGTATGGTCGTGATTCTAATAAGTCTCAAGCAGAGCAAGTAGTTGAAAGGTTGGAAGCCAGTCATGATGACCTTGAATTTGAAATTCATGATGGTGGCCAACCAGTTTATAATTTCTTAGTTTCAGTTGAATAA
- the recG gene encoding ATP-dependent DNA helicase RecG → MNNALFTPVTDLKGVGTKTAADLGSLGIYSIYDLLYYFPFRYDELESMPLDQVMDGQKVMLKGIVATEPFVSRFGYKKTRLSFKLRIDHEVVMVNFFNQPWLKSKIEIGKDVAIYGKYNLARQSLSAFKFVAAKENDSGLAPVYPVNKHIHQKKLVSLIKLALDEYLENVEDIVPLQIRQKYRLLSDKDLVKWMHKPNNISQAEIAKRSAIFREFYLFQIQLALLMNENSKQSQGFAKKYDLQEVAKLTKSLPFELSHDQKHVINEIFADIHSPRQMGRLLQGDVGSGKTIVAVYAIYAAITAGYQAALMVPTEILATQHFKKIDELLRPLGVRVALLTGNTKTLERREIYRELTDGTINVVIGTHALIQNNVIFKKLGLVIIDEQHRFGVGQRRSLINKGENPDVLAMTATPIPRTLALTVYSDMQVSEIHELPSGRKPIISNWKTSSQMDEVYQRMHEQLKAGFQIYAVTPLITESEVLDLKNAETLHAKLKHDFPDQNVVLLHGQMSGAQKDEIMTDFVNKKIDILVTTSVIEVGVDVPNANMMVIYNADRFGLSQLHQLRGRIGRGKTQSYCYFVADPKTESGKARMKIIAQISDGFKLAEEDLKMRGQGDLFGKAQSGVPEFRVGNVVNNYNTLVVAQKVARILVKEDPNLTNSSHKFLKQVLKYKEVQQNRD, encoded by the coding sequence ATGAATAATGCGTTATTTACTCCGGTGACAGATTTAAAGGGTGTCGGGACAAAGACTGCAGCTGATCTTGGAAGCTTAGGAATATACAGTATTTATGATTTGCTATATTATTTTCCTTTTCGCTATGATGAATTAGAGTCAATGCCACTTGATCAAGTCATGGATGGTCAAAAGGTAATGCTGAAAGGGATTGTTGCAACGGAACCTTTTGTTAGTCGATTTGGTTATAAAAAAACGCGCCTAAGTTTCAAATTAAGAATTGACCATGAAGTTGTCATGGTCAATTTTTTTAATCAGCCTTGGTTAAAAAGTAAAATTGAAATTGGTAAAGATGTGGCTATCTATGGAAAATACAATTTAGCTAGACAATCTTTATCAGCTTTTAAGTTTGTTGCTGCTAAAGAAAATGATAGTGGTTTAGCACCAGTTTATCCGGTGAATAAACATATTCATCAGAAAAAACTGGTTAGTTTAATTAAATTAGCTTTAGATGAATATTTGGAAAATGTTGAAGACATTGTTCCCCTGCAAATTCGTCAAAAGTATCGCTTGCTTTCTGATAAAGATTTAGTGAAGTGGATGCATAAACCAAATAATATTTCTCAAGCTGAAATTGCAAAGAGGAGTGCAATTTTTAGAGAATTCTATCTCTTTCAAATTCAGCTTGCGCTCTTAATGAATGAAAATTCTAAGCAGTCACAGGGATTTGCTAAAAAATATGACTTGCAAGAAGTAGCCAAATTAACAAAATCCTTGCCTTTTGAGCTCTCTCATGACCAAAAGCATGTGATTAACGAGATTTTTGCTGATATACATTCACCACGTCAAATGGGACGCCTACTTCAAGGGGATGTAGGATCAGGGAAAACCATTGTAGCTGTTTATGCGATTTATGCGGCAATTACGGCGGGGTATCAAGCAGCATTGATGGTACCAACCGAAATTTTGGCGACCCAACATTTCAAAAAAATTGACGAACTTTTGCGTCCTCTAGGAGTAAGAGTTGCGCTTTTGACTGGAAATACTAAAACCTTAGAAAGACGTGAAATATATCGGGAATTAACTGACGGTACAATCAATGTGGTGATCGGCACCCACGCTTTGATTCAGAATAATGTGATTTTTAAAAAGCTCGGGTTGGTTATTATTGATGAACAGCACCGTTTTGGGGTAGGGCAAAGGCGTTCTCTGATTAATAAAGGAGAAAATCCTGATGTTTTAGCTATGACGGCAACGCCAATTCCTCGTACTTTGGCTTTAACGGTTTATAGCGATATGCAAGTTTCAGAAATCCATGAACTTCCATCCGGGCGCAAGCCGATTATTTCCAATTGGAAAACTAGCAGTCAAATGGATGAAGTTTATCAAAGAATGCATGAACAATTAAAAGCTGGTTTTCAAATCTATGCGGTGACGCCTTTGATTACCGAATCAGAAGTACTTGATTTGAAAAATGCGGAGACTCTTCATGCTAAACTTAAGCATGATTTTCCAGATCAGAATGTTGTCTTGTTGCATGGCCAAATGTCTGGTGCTCAAAAAGATGAAATTATGACGGATTTTGTCAATAAAAAAATCGATATTTTGGTCACGACGAGTGTAATTGAAGTGGGCGTAGATGTTCCTAATGCTAACATGATGGTAATTTACAATGCTGATCGTTTTGGCTTAAGCCAGCTCCATCAGTTAAGAGGGAGAATTGGCCGTGGAAAAACACAAAGTTACTGTTATTTTGTTGCTGATCCAAAAACTGAATCTGGAAAGGCTAGAATGAAAATTATTGCGCAAATTTCCGATGGCTTTAAATTGGCCGAAGAAGATTTGAAAATGAGAGGCCAAGGGGATTTATTTGGTAAAGCTCAATCAGGTGTGCCTGAATTTAGGGTAGGCAATGTAGTAAATAACTACAATACTCTAGTTGTTGCTCAAAAAGTTGCTCGCATTTTGGTTAAAGAAGATCCTAATTTAACAAATTCTAGTCATAAATTTTTAAAACAGGTGTTAAAATATAAAGAAGTACAACAAAATCGAGACTAA
- the plsX gene encoding phosphate acyltransferase PlsX — protein sequence MKKIAIDAMGGENAPKAIIDGVLKVKSELPDTRFILFGDKEEIRKLLPKDQINDQLEVVPTTEVINDEDEPVRAIRRKKDSSMVVAANYVKEGKADALFSLGNTGALLACGIFIIGRIKGIARPGLMPTLPAQNSDRGYNIIDVGANAKSKPEYILEWAQMASYYAKKIRGVENPKVALLNNGAEDDKGDELHQEAYKLLKESDLNFIGNIEGNELMTGKADVVATDGFSGNIALKSIEGMSSVLLHSLKDSLLNNGLMTKVGALLIKNAVSDLRSKYDTAKHGGAVLMGVNAPVVKTHGRSNERPIYYTLKQIDKILDEKLIDEFKQNFSNKKEN from the coding sequence ATGAAAAAAATTGCGATTGATGCAATGGGTGGAGAAAATGCACCTAAAGCAATAATTGATGGTGTTTTAAAAGTAAAATCAGAATTACCTGATACTAGGTTTATTTTATTTGGCGATAAAGAAGAAATTCGCAAGCTCCTCCCTAAAGATCAGATTAATGATCAATTGGAAGTAGTACCTACTACAGAAGTAATCAATGATGAAGATGAGCCAGTAAGAGCAATTCGTCGCAAAAAAGATTCTTCAATGGTTGTTGCAGCTAATTATGTTAAAGAAGGAAAAGCCGATGCTTTGTTTTCTTTAGGTAATACAGGAGCACTTCTTGCGTGTGGAATTTTCATTATTGGTAGAATTAAAGGAATTGCACGTCCAGGATTAATGCCAACTTTACCTGCTCAAAATTCTGATCGTGGATATAATATTATTGATGTTGGAGCAAATGCTAAATCTAAACCCGAATATATTTTAGAATGGGCTCAAATGGCAAGCTATTATGCTAAAAAGATTCGTGGTGTTGAAAATCCAAAAGTTGCACTTTTAAATAATGGTGCTGAAGATGATAAAGGTGATGAACTTCATCAGGAAGCTTATAAATTACTCAAAGAGAGTGATTTAAATTTCATCGGTAATATTGAAGGTAACGAATTAATGACAGGAAAGGCGGATGTGGTAGCTACTGACGGTTTTTCTGGTAACATTGCTTTAAAGAGTATCGAAGGAATGTCGAGTGTTTTGCTTCACTCTTTAAAAGATAGTTTACTTAACAACGGTCTAATGACAAAGGTTGGCGCTTTGTTAATTAAAAATGCTGTTTCAGATTTACGGTCTAAATATGATACAGCTAAGCATGGGGGAGCAGTTTTAATGGGAGTCAATGCTCCTGTAGTCAAAACCCATGGTCGTTCTAACGAAAGACCAATTTATTACACTCTTAAGCAAATTGATAAAATATTAGATGAAAAGTTAATTGATGAATTTAAGCAAAACTTTTCTAATAAAAAGGAGAATTAA
- the acpP gene encoding acyl carrier protein has product MTEEEIFNKISAMIADNFDIDQDKITKDTDFTNDLDADSIDLVEFILQLEDEFGAEIPDEEAEKIKTVGDAVAYVKTHQG; this is encoded by the coding sequence ATGACAGAAGAAGAAATTTTTAACAAAATTAGTGCAATGATTGCTGATAACTTTGATATTGATCAAGACAAGATTACTAAAGACACTGATTTTACTAATGATTTAGATGCGGATTCTATCGATTTAGTTGAATTTATTTTACAACTTGAAGATGAATTTGGCGCAGAAATTCCTGATGAAGAAGCCGAAAAAATAAAAACTGTAGGTGATGCAGTTGCTTATGTTAAGACTCATCAAGGCTAG